Proteins encoded in a region of the Novipirellula artificiosorum genome:
- a CDS encoding PVC-type heme-binding CxxCH protein gives MLLTVDGLVLNGLLVNQNEDEITLKTSEGVVRKVARDDVEIFNQSTTSLMPENLHQLMSVQELLDLVDYLMLLKNKEQAGFHVYGDKASESATTIDPRDPSSATDGVDLADGLTATLFSGEPDLYSPSNIDVDHLGRVWVCEVVNYRHFRNPYNPVRDEGDRILVLEDTNADGKADKKTVFYQGTDINSPHGICVLGERVIVSAGDRVISFVDQDGDLKPDAKDLLFTGIGGVDHDHGIHAFVPGPDGKLYFNFGNEGHQLKDAAGNIVVDQSGREVRDHGKPYQQGMVFRCDVDGTNVETLAWNFRNNWEVCVDSFGTMWQSDNDDDGNRATRINYVMPYGNYGYRSELDQSTWSVPRTGMHSDVSLRHWHLNDPGVIPNVVQTGAGSPTGIMTYEGELLPKRYHGQLLHCDPGPNSVRAYMLQNDGAGYAGTTQPVMTGSRDRWFRPVDVCAAPDGSLMVADWYDPGVGGHRMGDTERGRIFRVAPAGHAETYQFVAAELSTVQGAIRALQSPNVSTRFLALQRLKTIGQSAASSLEQFIAESKRPRYRARALWALAALSSGRAIELAGEDSDPRVRCVTLRIASQSGVNVVEVAARFVEDSSPQVRREAALLLHGEKSEAAAKVWSRLAGQHDGEDRWYLEALGIAASGNWDACLDQWLSDVGDDWDSRSGRDIVWRSRGSATPDLLSKILIRTSSVEADQVTRYLRAFDFQTPSPQKQAALRSIAVGAAK, from the coding sequence ATGTTGTTGACCGTCGATGGATTGGTGCTCAATGGATTGCTGGTGAACCAAAACGAAGATGAAATCACCCTCAAGACCAGCGAAGGTGTTGTTCGCAAGGTGGCTCGAGACGACGTCGAGATTTTCAACCAGAGCACGACTTCGTTGATGCCGGAAAACTTGCATCAGTTGATGTCGGTGCAGGAGCTGCTCGATTTGGTCGATTACCTGATGTTGCTCAAGAACAAAGAGCAAGCGGGCTTTCACGTTTACGGAGACAAGGCATCCGAATCAGCGACGACCATCGACCCACGGGATCCGAGCAGCGCGACCGACGGCGTCGACTTGGCCGACGGTTTGACGGCGACGCTGTTTTCGGGCGAGCCAGATCTTTACAGCCCCAGCAATATCGACGTCGATCACTTGGGACGCGTTTGGGTTTGCGAAGTCGTCAACTACCGGCACTTCCGAAACCCGTACAACCCGGTTCGCGACGAAGGCGATCGGATCTTGGTTTTGGAAGATACCAATGCCGACGGCAAGGCAGATAAGAAGACCGTGTTTTATCAAGGCACTGACATCAATTCGCCGCACGGAATCTGCGTGCTCGGCGAACGCGTCATTGTTTCAGCGGGCGATCGCGTCATTTCATTCGTCGATCAAGATGGCGACCTGAAACCAGACGCCAAGGACCTGCTGTTCACCGGCATTGGTGGCGTCGATCACGATCACGGGATTCACGCGTTTGTTCCCGGTCCCGATGGCAAGTTGTATTTCAACTTTGGTAACGAGGGGCACCAACTCAAAGACGCCGCAGGAAACATCGTCGTCGATCAGTCGGGTCGCGAAGTTCGTGACCACGGTAAACCCTATCAACAGGGCATGGTTTTTCGCTGCGACGTCGATGGCACGAACGTTGAAACACTCGCGTGGAATTTTCGCAACAACTGGGAGGTCTGCGTCGATTCGTTTGGAACGATGTGGCAATCGGACAATGACGACGACGGAAACCGGGCGACGCGGATCAATTATGTGATGCCGTATGGCAATTACGGTTACCGAAGCGAACTGGATCAATCGACATGGTCGGTGCCACGAACCGGCATGCACTCGGACGTTTCGCTCCGGCATTGGCACTTGAACGATCCGGGCGTCATTCCCAACGTCGTCCAAACCGGTGCCGGTTCGCCGACCGGGATCATGACGTACGAAGGCGAATTGCTGCCGAAGCGTTATCACGGTCAACTGCTTCATTGCGATCCCGGTCCCAATTCGGTTCGCGCCTACATGCTGCAAAACGACGGTGCGGGGTACGCGGGCACGACACAGCCTGTGATGACGGGCAGCCGAGACCGATGGTTTCGACCCGTCGATGTTTGCGCCGCGCCGGACGGTTCGTTGATGGTGGCCGATTGGTACGACCCCGGCGTGGGCGGCCATCGCATGGGCGATACCGAGCGTGGACGGATCTTTCGGGTCGCCCCCGCCGGTCATGCCGAAACGTACCAGTTCGTGGCGGCGGAGCTTTCAACGGTTCAGGGTGCTATCCGTGCATTGCAAAGCCCGAACGTCTCGACGCGATTTCTGGCGTTGCAACGTTTAAAGACAATCGGACAATCAGCCGCATCGTCACTGGAACAGTTCATCGCTGAATCAAAGCGCCCGCGCTACCGAGCCCGAGCGTTGTGGGCGTTGGCCGCGTTGTCTTCCGGTCGAGCGATCGAGTTGGCGGGAGAAGATTCCGACCCACGCGTTCGTTGTGTCACACTGCGCATCGCGAGTCAATCTGGCGTGAACGTCGTGGAAGTGGCCGCGCGGTTTGTCGAGGATTCTTCACCGCAAGTTCGACGCGAAGCGGCGTTGCTGTTGCACGGCGAGAAGTCCGAGGCGGCTGCAAAGGTCTGGTCGCGATTAGCCGGGCAGCATGACGGCGAAGACCGCTGGTACTTGGAGGCGTTGGGGATCGCCGCATCGGGCAATTGGGATGCGTGTTTGGATCAATGGCTATCGGACGTGGGCGACGATTGGGATTCACGATCCGGTCGTGACATCGTGTGGCGTAGCCGTGGTTCAGCGACACCCGACTTACTGTCCAAGATCCTGATCAGAACGTCATCGGTCGAAGCGGATCAAGTCACTCGTTACTTACGCGCGTTCGACTTTCAAACGCCCTCACCGCAGAAACAAGCGGCGCTGCGAAGCATCGCTGTGGGGGCCGCCAAGTGA
- a CDS encoding sulfatase-like hydrolase/transferase, protein MTRSHTNIARFSAAVCLTLLLGFGSTLQASQPNIVFVFTDDLGWGDLGVFYQNESKHDKTHQTPHLDRLAAGGLQMRAHHCPAPVCAPSRSSLLTGVHQGNAVVRNNQFDKALEDNHTLGSVLREAGYRTCMIGKFGLQGGPKEKQQTGTPADWPAYPTKRGFDEFFGYVSHYAGHLHYPNDPWHQSQLRAVHVVDRRWIGAQWIAGEPKRR, encoded by the coding sequence ATGACACGATCCCACACCAACATCGCCCGTTTCTCCGCTGCGGTTTGCCTCACGTTGCTGCTCGGTTTCGGATCAACGCTTCAAGCGTCCCAACCCAACATCGTGTTCGTCTTTACCGACGATCTGGGCTGGGGCGATCTCGGCGTCTTCTATCAGAACGAATCCAAGCACGACAAAACGCACCAGACCCCACACCTCGATCGACTCGCCGCGGGCGGCTTGCAAATGCGAGCCCATCACTGCCCGGCACCGGTTTGTGCTCCCAGCCGTTCGTCGCTGTTAACCGGCGTTCATCAAGGCAACGCGGTGGTGCGGAACAACCAGTTCGACAAAGCTCTCGAAGACAATCACACGCTCGGCTCGGTGCTCCGCGAAGCCGGTTACCGAACTTGCATGATCGGTAAGTTCGGTTTGCAAGGCGGCCCGAAAGAGAAGCAACAAACCGGCACGCCAGCGGATTGGCCCGCGTATCCGACCAAGCGTGGCTTTGACGAATTCTTTGGTTACGTCAGCCACTATGCCGGACACCTTCACTATCCCAACGACCCGTGGCATCAGTCACAATTACGAGCAGTACATGTTGTTGACCGTCGATGGATTGGTGCTCAATGGATTGCTGGTGAACCAAAACGAAGATGA
- a CDS encoding Gfo/Idh/MocA family protein encodes MNLVTRRSALKATAAAIAAPMFIPATALGKDGAVAPSERINVGLIGLGARCRRIAGDTLKNVPSINIAAVSDCLPSRLDTFTAAVNPDATWKRYTEFREMIEKENLDAVMIETATHQRAWIACNAMAAGMDAYIEKPMSLTIAEGREMVQCARKHNRVTQVGTQQRSMAMTNWACKLIQDGKIGTVKRVKTMNFVGPVPIPGGMPKHPMPEGSDGAKWWDVWTNQAEFHEYNANLFYNWINYLDYDGGGRSFGVTGWGAHAYDQIQNGLGTSLTGPVSITLMEDVHHFDTGMSDFHRPTDDDPAATLADEPKKISGPVGRCVMRYENGTEIDFSLRNEQGPSFGAVFEGTEGKIEINRNKVASNPKELTDSPENPGPNKGSENNPHLQNFADCVKSRETANADIEIGHRSTTICYLLNIARAVGRVGEELKWDPKTERFTNCDEGNKLLSRERRKGWELPS; translated from the coding sequence GGGCTGGGGGCACGTTGTCGCCGGATTGCCGGTGATACGCTGAAGAATGTTCCCTCGATCAACATCGCCGCTGTCAGCGATTGTCTGCCGTCGCGGTTGGACACGTTCACTGCTGCGGTCAACCCCGATGCGACTTGGAAACGTTACACCGAGTTTCGCGAAATGATCGAGAAGGAAAATCTCGATGCGGTGATGATCGAAACGGCCACGCACCAGCGTGCTTGGATCGCGTGCAACGCCATGGCAGCGGGTATGGATGCCTATATCGAAAAGCCGATGTCGTTGACGATTGCCGAAGGTCGCGAAATGGTGCAGTGTGCTCGCAAACACAATCGTGTTACTCAGGTGGGCACACAACAGCGGTCCATGGCCATGACGAACTGGGCCTGCAAGCTGATTCAGGATGGCAAGATCGGTACGGTCAAACGCGTTAAAACCATGAACTTCGTCGGCCCGGTTCCAATCCCCGGTGGCATGCCCAAGCATCCGATGCCCGAAGGTTCCGATGGTGCGAAGTGGTGGGATGTCTGGACCAATCAAGCTGAATTTCACGAGTACAATGCGAATCTGTTTTACAACTGGATCAACTACCTCGACTACGACGGTGGCGGTCGCAGCTTTGGTGTGACTGGCTGGGGTGCACACGCTTACGATCAAATTCAAAACGGCCTCGGCACAAGTTTGACAGGGCCCGTAAGTATTACGTTGATGGAAGACGTTCACCATTTCGATACTGGCATGAGCGACTTTCATCGCCCGACCGATGACGATCCCGCTGCGACATTGGCGGATGAGCCTAAGAAGATTTCAGGACCGGTGGGACGCTGTGTCATGCGTTATGAGAATGGTACCGAGATTGATTTCTCGCTACGAAACGAACAGGGGCCTTCGTTCGGCGCTGTGTTCGAGGGTACTGAGGGTAAGATCGAGATCAACCGCAACAAAGTTGCCTCCAACCCGAAGGAGCTGACAGATAGCCCCGAAAACCCAGGACCGAACAAGGGCTCCGAAAACAATCCGCACCTTCAGAATTTTGCGGACTGTGTCAAAAGTCGCGAAACTGCCAACGCAGATATCGAGATCGGACATCGCAGCACCACGATCTGCTACTTGCTGAACATCGCCCGCGCCGTCGGAAGAGTTGGCGAGGAGTTGAAGTGGGATCCGAAAACGGAACGCTTCACGAATTGCGACGAAGGCAACAAGCTGCTCAGTCGTGAACGCCGCAAAGGTTGGGAATTGCCGTCGTAA